From the genome of Biomphalaria glabrata chromosome 17, xgBioGlab47.1, whole genome shotgun sequence, one region includes:
- the LOC129923577 gene encoding lysophospholipid acyltransferase 1-like, protein MMLLPGLFFNPEKLNSPDFYSWSFAYKVLFILGAMTIAKQKYYFAWKLADAVNNAAGFGFSGYDQHGSPQWDLTDNVDIWGVEVKQACRSIEFRQ, encoded by the exons ATGATGCTACTGCCTGGGCTTTTTTTCAACCCAGAAAAACTTAACT CTCCAGACTTTTACTCTTGGAGTTTTGCCTATAAAGTTCTCTTCATCTTAGGAGCAATGACTATAGCTAAACAGAAGTATTACTTTGCTTGGAAACTAG CTGATGCTGTGAACAATGCTGCAGGGTTTGGGTTCAGTGGCTATGACCAGCATGGTTCACCCCAGTGGGACCTGACAGATAATGTGGATATCTGGGGAGTAGAGGTAAAACAAGCATGCCGCTCTATTGAGTTCAGACAGTAA